The Desertibacillus haloalkaliphilus genomic interval CCCTCTGAGACTATCATCAACGGTATCAATAAAACAGCTCGATAATTGACCATAGCTTTTCCCAGCATTTGATAGAGTCGGAGTTGCCACCGTCATATATAAATTAGAAATGGCCCAGTAAGATTCTTTTATAAGTCCTAATCGTTTTTCCTTCGGTTCTTTAACC includes:
- a CDS encoding ribonucleotide reductase N-terminal alpha domain-containing protein, with the protein product VKEPKEKRLGLIKESYWAISNLYMTVATPTLSNAGKSYGQLSSCFIDTVDDSLRGIYDSNTDIATLSKSGGGIGAYLGKLRSRGSDIRGFKGVSSGVIPWMKQLNNT